In Terriglobales bacterium, a genomic segment contains:
- a CDS encoding MBL fold metallo-hydrolase: MHIRFWGVRGSTPTPQPENMRYGGNTSCLEVRINGHLYIFDCGTGFRNLGKHLSRQSEATGHPIQAHIFLSHFHWDHIQGIPFFTPLYENSENRFLFHSSSRSRGLQRALEEQMTDPYFPVDMSQMAAHRHFYDIDEARLDFDDCTIRTMWLNHPQGCLGFRMETPSGILVYATDNEPGHTLFDQNVRRLAEGANILIYDAQYLPEEYEAKKRGWGHSHWREAVNIAMESGAQELVLYHHDPDHSDECIDSIVREARNYYPRVRAAAEGLEMQL, encoded by the coding sequence ATGCACATTAGATTCTGGGGGGTCCGCGGATCTACTCCCACTCCCCAGCCCGAAAACATGCGCTACGGGGGCAATACCTCCTGCTTAGAAGTGCGCATCAACGGTCACCTGTACATCTTCGACTGCGGAACGGGATTCCGTAATCTGGGCAAGCACCTCTCGCGTCAATCGGAGGCCACGGGTCATCCCATTCAGGCGCACATATTCCTTTCGCATTTCCATTGGGACCATATTCAAGGGATCCCTTTCTTTACTCCTTTGTATGAAAACTCGGAAAATCGCTTTCTCTTCCACTCCTCCAGCCGCAGCCGCGGTTTGCAGCGCGCGCTGGAAGAGCAGATGACCGATCCGTATTTTCCCGTGGACATGAGCCAGATGGCAGCGCATCGTCACTTCTATGACATCGATGAGGCTCGTCTCGACTTCGATGACTGCACCATCCGGACGATGTGGCTCAATCATCCTCAAGGCTGCCTCGGCTTTCGCATGGAGACGCCGAGTGGCATTCTGGTTTACGCCACCGACAACGAACCTGGTCACACCCTCTTTGACCAGAACGTTCGGCGCCTGGCCGAAGGCGCAAATATTCTGATCTACGACGCCCAATACCTGCCGGAGGAATACGAAGCCAAGAAGCGTGGCTGGGGACACAGCCATTGGCGCGAAGCGGTGAACATCGCCATGGAAAGCGGAGCCCAGGAACTGGTCCTCTATCATCACGATCCGGATCACAGCGACGAGTGCATCGATTCCATCGTCCGCGAAGCGCGCAATTACTACCCGCGAGTGCGTGCCGCCGCCGAAGGCTTGGAAATGCAGCTGTGA
- a CDS encoding Glu/Leu/Phe/Val dehydrogenase, whose product MTVTSSIPLDQETNPWAAQAARFDVAAKKLNLDEGLWKVLRYPNREITVHIPVQMDDGHLEVFTGYRVQHSIARGPAKGGIRYAPDVTLDEVRALASWMTWKCAVVNIPFGGAKGGVICDPKKMSMSELERMTRRYTAELFEFIGPEKDVPAPDVNTNEQIMAWIMDTYSMHMRQTVTAVVTGKPLNMGGSRGRREATGRGVMVVCDEALKLFNMRREDTRVIIQGFGNVGSNAARLMHEAGYRIIGIAEYDGGLYNQNGIDIDALWEHRFKAGTIHGFAGAEKANSDELLISDCDILIPAATENVITSRNADKVKARILCEGANGPTTATADEILFDKKIFVIPDILANAGGVTTSYFEWVQDRQGYFWKESVVNEQLDHIMRSSFDDVVGYAKTHTVNNRIAAYMLAIDRVAYTIRQRGIYA is encoded by the coding sequence ATGACTGTAACCAGTTCCATTCCTCTGGATCAGGAGACCAATCCGTGGGCAGCACAGGCGGCCCGCTTCGATGTGGCCGCCAAGAAATTGAATCTCGATGAAGGCCTGTGGAAGGTCCTTCGCTATCCCAACCGAGAGATTACGGTTCACATTCCGGTACAGATGGATGACGGTCACCTGGAAGTTTTCACCGGCTACCGCGTGCAGCACTCAATTGCTCGTGGTCCCGCCAAGGGGGGAATCCGCTACGCCCCCGATGTCACGCTGGACGAAGTCCGTGCCCTGGCCAGCTGGATGACCTGGAAGTGCGCGGTGGTGAATATTCCGTTTGGCGGCGCCAAGGGGGGCGTCATCTGTGACCCGAAAAAAATGTCGATGAGTGAACTGGAGCGGATGACCCGGCGCTACACGGCGGAACTGTTCGAGTTCATCGGACCGGAAAAAGATGTGCCCGCCCCTGACGTCAACACCAACGAGCAGATCATGGCGTGGATCATGGACACCTACTCCATGCACATGCGCCAGACCGTCACCGCGGTCGTCACCGGAAAGCCTTTGAACATGGGCGGATCGCGTGGGCGTCGCGAGGCCACGGGCCGGGGTGTAATGGTGGTCTGCGATGAGGCGCTGAAGCTCTTCAATATGCGGCGAGAGGATACCCGCGTGATCATCCAGGGATTCGGTAATGTCGGCTCAAACGCGGCCCGCCTCATGCATGAAGCTGGTTATCGCATCATTGGAATCGCCGAGTATGACGGCGGCCTCTACAACCAGAATGGCATTGATATCGATGCGCTGTGGGAGCACCGCTTCAAGGCCGGCACCATTCACGGTTTCGCCGGAGCTGAGAAGGCCAACTCCGATGAGCTGTTGATCTCCGACTGCGACATCCTGATCCCAGCCGCCACTGAAAATGTGATCACCAGCCGCAACGCCGACAAAGTGAAAGCCAGGATTCTATGCGAAGGCGCCAATGGTCCCACTACTGCCACTGCGGACGAGATCCTGTTCGACAAGAAGATCTTTGTGATTCCCGACATCCTGGCCAACGCCGGCGGCGTCACTACTTCCTATTTTGAGTGGGTGCAGGATCGCCAGGGTTACTTCTGGAAGGAGTCAGTGGTTAACGAGCAACTCGACCACATCATGCGTTCTTCCTTCGACGACGTGGTCGGCTACGCCAAGACCCACACTGTAAACAACCGCATTGCGGCTTACATGCTGGCGATCGACCGAGTGGCGTACACGATACGACAGCGCGGCATTTATGCCTAG
- a CDS encoding SpoIIE family protein phosphatase: protein MRSLASIPRPVLLTTAILFAAATVFYSAAWMYYIRWQPPVEIGVELGPLQPKGYLQIARIIPNGPAAQVGLQAGDRVVEVNGEKLSGLSLPDAVARGKPGEVISLLIERPGTGLVRASLALIAYQQSTLYTSSQRLMNSILSLYPVLFLVVGLPVLFLRLENRNAWLLAIMFAGFIAAAPLAFLEGAISPPLRRFLFAYMVFFYGWLPAIFYCFFATFPASSPIDRRIPWLKTALVVGGGAVALACSVVVLAGGGMYSLLFAVLRPVPAKLVVIVTSIYSFGGFILGLVSLVWNDISAPTSDARRKTRVMVTGTVVGVAPILVIRFVGLSSPLRRPTNIPYWVLSFAIAALFLIPLSFAYAVVKHRVLEIPVLLRRSARYVLVQRGFVVLLFAVAAAVTALFTRFFSRFFQAESNAGMIASVALGVVMVWSFAPVIKRGTERIDKAFFRSTYDVRLILQDLAEKTRSVADRHELAALLQNQINGALHPKTFACFFRNEDGELTQESGIPDVSMTIPETHPIVQESANRGRSWDVLPSGPNGEDMGQLRNLAPECVVPILGRGGRLIGLLALGERLSEEPYSREDKRLLDSVASQAGMALENIHLAEEMAARLEAEHRAHQEMEFARQVQSRLFPQKTPPLETLEYSGVCIQARQVGGDYYDFLELRRGRLALVLADIAGKGISGALLMANLQANLRSQYAMALTDLAQLLVSANRLFYQNTGDSSYTTLFFADYDDHSRRLRYVNCGHLPPLVVRGRASHEPQVERLESTATVMGLFEQWECGIAEIDMHPGDVLVMYTDGVTEASNSADEEFGEQRLARVIAANRSLPVSDIQQHIVAAVQQFSGGEQADDITLVVARCRP, encoded by the coding sequence ATGCGAAGTCTCGCCTCCATTCCGCGGCCCGTGCTGCTGACGACGGCTATCCTCTTTGCTGCGGCGACGGTTTTTTATTCCGCAGCCTGGATGTACTACATCCGCTGGCAACCACCTGTCGAGATAGGAGTTGAACTCGGCCCACTCCAGCCGAAAGGCTACCTCCAGATTGCGCGCATCATTCCCAACGGCCCCGCTGCCCAGGTTGGACTGCAAGCTGGTGACCGCGTGGTTGAGGTCAATGGCGAAAAGCTCTCCGGACTGAGTCTCCCTGATGCCGTAGCTCGCGGAAAGCCAGGCGAGGTGATTTCATTGCTGATAGAGCGTCCAGGAACCGGCCTGGTCCGTGCCTCCCTCGCGCTCATTGCCTATCAACAGTCCACCCTCTATACCTCTTCGCAGCGGTTAATGAATTCCATTTTGAGTCTTTACCCTGTGCTGTTTCTGGTAGTCGGGCTGCCAGTTCTGTTCCTTCGCCTCGAAAATCGCAACGCCTGGCTTCTCGCCATAATGTTTGCGGGCTTCATTGCCGCAGCTCCTCTCGCATTTTTGGAAGGGGCCATAAGCCCACCCCTTCGGCGATTCCTGTTCGCGTATATGGTTTTCTTTTATGGCTGGCTGCCGGCCATCTTCTATTGTTTCTTCGCCACTTTCCCTGCCTCCTCACCGATCGATCGCCGTATCCCTTGGTTGAAAACTGCGCTGGTCGTAGGCGGTGGCGCAGTAGCTCTAGCCTGCTCCGTGGTCGTGCTGGCGGGTGGAGGCATGTACTCCCTGTTGTTTGCAGTACTGCGGCCTGTGCCCGCGAAATTAGTGGTTATAGTGACCTCAATCTACAGTTTTGGAGGGTTTATTCTTGGCCTGGTTTCTTTGGTGTGGAACGACATTAGCGCACCAACTTCGGATGCTCGCCGCAAGACCCGCGTGATGGTTACGGGTACTGTGGTGGGAGTTGCGCCCATCCTTGTTATCCGGTTTGTTGGGCTTTCTTCTCCCCTGAGGCGGCCAACCAACATTCCGTATTGGGTGCTGAGCTTCGCCATTGCTGCCCTGTTTCTAATTCCATTGTCTTTCGCCTACGCCGTGGTGAAACATCGCGTGCTCGAAATTCCCGTACTCTTGCGGCGAAGTGCGCGATACGTTTTGGTGCAGCGCGGATTCGTCGTCTTGCTGTTTGCGGTGGCTGCCGCTGTCACTGCGTTGTTTACTCGCTTCTTTTCCCGCTTCTTCCAGGCCGAATCGAACGCCGGCATGATCGCCAGCGTCGCCCTGGGAGTCGTGATGGTCTGGAGCTTTGCCCCGGTAATCAAGCGGGGTACGGAGCGCATCGACAAGGCCTTCTTCCGCAGCACCTATGATGTACGGCTCATCTTGCAGGATCTGGCAGAGAAAACCCGCTCGGTTGCTGACCGTCACGAGCTCGCAGCTCTGCTGCAGAACCAGATCAACGGCGCCTTGCACCCGAAAACCTTCGCTTGCTTTTTTCGCAACGAAGATGGCGAGCTGACACAAGAGTCGGGGATTCCTGATGTCTCGATGACAATTCCTGAGACCCATCCCATCGTGCAGGAGTCGGCGAACCGCGGCCGCTCCTGGGATGTTCTCCCCTCCGGACCCAATGGTGAGGATATGGGACAACTTCGCAATCTCGCACCCGAGTGCGTGGTTCCGATTCTCGGCCGTGGCGGCCGCCTGATCGGGTTGCTGGCGCTTGGGGAGCGCCTGTCGGAAGAGCCTTATTCGCGAGAGGACAAGCGCCTGCTCGACTCGGTGGCCAGCCAGGCCGGCATGGCCCTCGAGAACATCCATCTAGCGGAGGAAATGGCGGCGCGCCTTGAGGCCGAGCATCGTGCGCATCAGGAAATGGAGTTCGCACGACAGGTTCAGAGCCGCCTGTTTCCTCAAAAGACGCCTCCTTTGGAGACGTTGGAGTACTCCGGAGTTTGTATCCAGGCGCGGCAAGTAGGTGGCGACTACTACGATTTTCTGGAACTGCGTCGCGGACGTCTAGCTCTGGTTCTGGCGGATATCGCAGGAAAGGGAATATCTGGGGCACTGCTGATGGCAAATCTCCAAGCCAACCTGCGCAGTCAATACGCCATGGCGCTGACGGACCTGGCTCAACTGCTGGTCTCGGCTAACCGCCTCTTTTACCAGAACACGGGCGACAGCAGTTACACCACCCTTTTCTTTGCCGACTACGATGATCACAGCCGCCGTTTGCGTTACGTGAATTGCGGGCATCTTCCTCCTCTGGTGGTGCGTGGCCGCGCCAGCCATGAGCCACAGGTAGAACGACTCGAGAGCACCGCCACAGTTATGGGATTGTTCGAGCAGTGGGAGTGCGGCATCGCCGAAATTGACATGCATCCCGGTGATGTCCTGGTGATGTACACCGACGGGGTCACGGAAGCTTCCAATAGCGCAGACGAAGAATTCGGTGAGCAGCGCCTGGCAAGAGTGATTGCCGCCAACCGCAGCCTGCCCGTTTCTGACATTCAGCAACACATTGTGGCTGCGGTCCAGCAATTTTCGGGCGGCGAGCAGGCCGACGACATTACCCTGGTGGTCGCGCGCTGCCGTCCATGA
- a CDS encoding DUF885 domain-containing protein gives MNKNFVVSFSLWLASITIAVPLLAQSKPTQAVKPAPKAWVVRSDENAQILIQIMARFTPEDASSFGAEGFDEQIIDLKPNFVAREHVAVEQAIHDLQSRLASEKDPLVRQDLEILIDAAQRQNREQELEEKYQIPYLDMSRTVFLGMRSLLDDQEPQERRQKALIRLKRYAGTEPGYEPITVLAERYTRSRMNTPGLIGPYKGELEKDLAQSQFFVDGIARLLAKFQISGYEQSYAKLKVQLTAYNDFLRKEIAPKARNDFRLPAELYAFRLEDVGVDIPPAELAGLAHAAFDGIQKQMQALAPAVAKQRGFSSTDYRDVIRELKKDQFQGDAILAHYQKRIAEIEQIIRREHLVTLPDRPMRIRLASEAEAANIPAPNMHMPRLIGNTGEVGEFVLPLTIPSAAGAKPGTMQNFDDFTFSAASWTLTAHEGRPGHELQFDSMIERGVSLARAIFAFNSTNVEGWGLYSEYIMQPYMPPDGQLVCLQHRLLRSARAFLDPELESGKVTPEQAKRVLTQDVVLSDVMANQEVERYMFRAPGQATSYFYGYTKLVELRKDTQQALGKNFDQQKFHDFILAQGLLPPALLRKAVMEEFVPRVRAKTNAIAWN, from the coding sequence TTGAACAAGAATTTTGTTGTTTCTTTCAGCCTGTGGCTGGCCTCGATCACGATAGCCGTGCCGCTGCTAGCGCAGTCCAAGCCCACTCAAGCAGTCAAGCCGGCGCCTAAGGCGTGGGTAGTGCGCAGCGATGAGAATGCACAGATTCTTATCCAAATCATGGCTCGCTTTACGCCGGAAGACGCGAGCTCTTTCGGCGCCGAGGGATTTGACGAGCAGATCATCGACCTGAAACCGAATTTTGTTGCGCGCGAGCATGTCGCGGTTGAGCAGGCCATACACGACTTGCAATCCCGTCTGGCTTCAGAGAAGGATCCGCTGGTCCGGCAGGATCTCGAGATCCTTATCGATGCTGCGCAGAGGCAGAATCGTGAACAAGAACTGGAGGAGAAATATCAGATCCCTTACCTGGATATGAGCCGGACCGTGTTTCTGGGCATGCGCTCGTTGCTGGATGATCAGGAACCACAGGAGCGGCGGCAGAAAGCATTAATTCGCCTCAAACGCTACGCCGGAACTGAGCCCGGATACGAACCCATTACGGTTCTGGCCGAGCGATACACACGCAGCCGCATGAACACACCTGGGCTGATTGGTCCCTACAAAGGCGAATTGGAGAAGGACCTGGCTCAGAGCCAATTCTTCGTCGACGGCATTGCGAGACTCCTGGCGAAATTCCAGATTTCCGGTTACGAACAGTCCTACGCCAAGCTCAAAGTGCAGCTCACGGCGTACAACGACTTCCTGCGCAAAGAAATTGCACCCAAGGCTCGCAACGATTTTCGTCTGCCAGCGGAACTCTATGCCTTCCGGCTGGAGGACGTCGGAGTCGACATCCCTCCTGCTGAGTTGGCGGGGTTAGCGCATGCTGCCTTTGACGGCATCCAGAAACAGATGCAGGCGCTTGCGCCGGCGGTGGCAAAGCAGCGCGGCTTCTCTTCCACAGATTACCGCGATGTCATTCGTGAGTTGAAGAAAGACCAGTTTCAGGGTGATGCCATTCTCGCCCATTATCAAAAACGAATTGCGGAAATCGAGCAGATCATCCGCAGGGAACACCTGGTCACCTTGCCCGACCGTCCTATGCGAATCCGCCTGGCCAGCGAAGCAGAGGCTGCCAATATTCCAGCCCCCAACATGCACATGCCGCGTTTGATCGGTAATACCGGTGAAGTGGGTGAATTCGTGCTGCCGCTGACCATCCCCTCTGCAGCCGGTGCTAAACCGGGCACGATGCAGAACTTCGACGACTTTACGTTTTCCGCCGCCTCCTGGACCCTGACCGCCCATGAGGGGCGCCCGGGACATGAACTCCAGTTCGACTCCATGATTGAGCGCGGTGTGTCTCTGGCTCGTGCCATCTTTGCTTTTAACAGCACCAATGTCGAAGGCTGGGGGCTCTATTCTGAGTACATCATGCAACCGTACATGCCGCCAGATGGCCAGCTGGTTTGCCTGCAACATCGCCTGCTGCGATCTGCTCGCGCTTTTCTCGACCCCGAACTGGAGTCGGGCAAGGTAACTCCGGAGCAGGCCAAACGAGTGCTTACGCAGGATGTGGTGTTATCAGATGTAATGGCCAATCAGGAAGTGGAGCGCTATATGTTCCGGGCCCCCGGCCAGGCGACTTCTTATTTCTACGGCTACACCAAGCTGGTTGAGCTTCGCAAAGATACGCAGCAGGCTCTGGGCAAGAACTTCGATCAGCAGAAATTTCACGACTTCATTCTTGCTCAGGGACTCCTTCCGCCAGCTCTGTTGCGCAAGGCAGTGATGGAGGAGTTCGTGCCCCGGGTGAGAGCGAAAACAAACGCCATAGCTTGGAACTAG
- a CDS encoding energy transducer TonB — MLAPQHVIYPAFPKSEKLGTGKEEVIVRAVVSAKGSVESVQIVKGDPALASAVANAVRQWRYSPYIANGHAVSVETTTAFTILGPDAVTVRFLPAQ, encoded by the coding sequence ATGCTCGCTCCTCAACACGTGATTTATCCGGCCTTCCCCAAGTCTGAAAAGCTGGGAACCGGCAAGGAAGAAGTCATCGTCAGGGCTGTAGTGAGTGCAAAGGGAAGCGTGGAAAGCGTGCAAATTGTGAAGGGCGATCCAGCGCTGGCGTCAGCGGTTGCCAACGCGGTCCGACAATGGCGCTATTCGCCATACATTGCGAACGGCCATGCCGTCTCAGTCGAAACCACCACCGCTTTTACGATTCTTGGACCGGACGCGGTCACGGTCCGGTTCCTTCCCGCGCAATAG
- a CDS encoding alpha/beta fold hydrolase — translation MKIRTGHLLFACIFLLKVIALSQEPPKPTEGDFVTRNFRFRSGEVLPELWLHYATYGKPVTDSSGRVTNAVIVLHGTGGSGQQFTGARFAGVLFGPGQLLDVSRYFIILPDSIGHGHSSKPSDGLHARFPHYDYDDMVAAQHLLLTEGLKVDHLRLVMGTSMGCMHSWVWAETYPDFMDAVMPLACLPVQIAGRNRMMRKMIMDSIHTDPDWKNGEYQQQPRGLETALYVLLIMGSSPLQMQKEYATREQADNFLSNFVNTRMATTDANDLL, via the coding sequence ATGAAAATACGCACTGGGCACCTGCTCTTCGCTTGCATTTTCCTGCTGAAGGTAATCGCGCTTTCCCAGGAGCCGCCCAAGCCCACCGAGGGCGATTTCGTCACTCGCAACTTCCGATTCCGCTCCGGCGAGGTCTTGCCAGAACTGTGGCTGCACTATGCCACCTATGGCAAGCCGGTGACCGACTCCTCCGGCCGTGTCACCAACGCCGTGATCGTCCTGCACGGCACCGGTGGCTCCGGACAGCAATTCACCGGCGCGCGCTTTGCGGGCGTGCTTTTCGGTCCCGGCCAACTGCTCGACGTCAGCCGCTACTTCATCATTCTTCCCGACTCCATCGGACACGGCCATTCCAGCAAGCCGAGCGATGGCCTGCATGCCCGCTTTCCACACTACGATTATGACGACATGGTTGCCGCTCAGCACCTGCTGCTTACCGAGGGACTCAAGGTCGACCATCTGCGTCTTGTGATGGGCACATCTATGGGCTGCATGCATTCCTGGGTTTGGGCGGAGACCTATCCCGATTTCATGGACGCGGTTATGCCTCTGGCTTGCCTGCCGGTGCAGATCGCTGGCCGAAACCGGATGATGCGCAAAATGATTATGGATTCCATCCACACCGATCCTGATTGGAAGAACGGCGAGTACCAGCAGCAGCCCCGCGGGCTAGAAACCGCCCTCTACGTTCTCCTGATCATGGGAAGCAGCCCGCTGCAGATGCAGAAGGAGTACGCCACGCGCGAACAGGCCGACAATTTTCTCAGCAATTTCGTGAACACCCGCATGGCTACGACGGACGCGAACGATCTCCTTTAG
- a CDS encoding CHASE3 domain-containing protein, protein MSSGPFPPASLGPLEKSREFPERVAWAVVGLALILLCLIFASAYRTIVALVTSEKQVAHSHSVQAALQDFRADILTAQSARRAYTITGEATQLGPIRPLLEIIPSELRNLRKLTADNPAQQRSLDRLEPLVQRELTLIRQSIGNEPAKPGMEGQIGLTEAGTQLMGQIVAILAQMDGEEGRQLLQQQNRSGATYSRTLLLLTTAFVIAVLVLAVSFNALLKELRRRRVAEQSARSQEHVLNAFFASSPVGLAIVDSDLRFQKVNTFLADMNHLAVAQHAERKINEVWGELGFTIEPPCRQVLATGQPVLNQELSRTSTDDSSRGEWIVNYFPLYREQGQCNQVGMVVLDVTLLRRAEDAARRLSSRLLHMQDIERRRMARELHDSLGQYLTALSIFIERLSCEKEPMDSSEDRVSLWAETRELLQKALAETRTISHLLHPPLLDEAGLASATRWYVEGFGNRSGIRVNLEIPPDLGRFPEGVELALFRALQECLTNVHRHSGSGMVDVRIKRPINAVGLEVQDYGEGIPDALLAHLRVSGSEGGVGLAGMHERVHELGGTVEIDSSPSGTCVTIRIPLGEPATAGYAVQSASDKAPAA, encoded by the coding sequence TTGAGCAGCGGACCATTCCCCCCTGCCAGTCTTGGACCACTGGAAAAAAGCCGGGAGTTTCCGGAGCGAGTTGCCTGGGCTGTAGTCGGCCTGGCCCTGATATTGCTGTGTTTGATCTTTGCCTCTGCGTATCGCACGATCGTTGCCCTTGTGACTAGTGAGAAGCAGGTAGCACATAGTCACAGTGTGCAAGCCGCCCTGCAGGATTTTCGTGCCGATATTCTCACCGCACAAAGTGCTCGCCGGGCATACACGATCACCGGAGAAGCAACTCAGCTCGGACCCATCCGACCTCTGCTGGAAATCATTCCCAGCGAGCTGAGGAATCTCAGAAAACTGACGGCCGACAATCCTGCTCAGCAGCGCTCTTTGGATCGCCTTGAGCCGCTGGTGCAGCGGGAGCTGACGTTGATCCGGCAGTCGATTGGCAATGAGCCTGCCAAACCCGGGATGGAAGGACAAATCGGGTTGACCGAGGCCGGCACTCAGTTGATGGGCCAGATTGTAGCAATACTTGCCCAGATGGACGGCGAGGAAGGCAGGCAGCTCCTCCAGCAACAAAATCGATCGGGTGCGACCTACAGCCGGACATTGCTCCTGCTTACCACCGCGTTCGTAATTGCCGTTCTGGTTTTGGCCGTCAGCTTTAACGCCCTTCTCAAGGAGCTGCGTCGCCGCAGAGTGGCCGAACAGAGCGCGCGATCGCAAGAACATGTGCTGAACGCATTTTTCGCCTCATCTCCCGTGGGGCTGGCGATTGTTGACTCTGATCTACGCTTCCAGAAGGTGAACACCTTTCTGGCGGACATGAACCATCTGGCTGTCGCACAACATGCGGAACGAAAGATCAACGAGGTCTGGGGAGAGCTTGGCTTCACCATCGAACCACCGTGCCGGCAGGTGCTCGCCACCGGACAGCCGGTCTTGAACCAGGAGTTAAGCCGCACGTCCACTGACGATTCCTCACGCGGCGAATGGATCGTTAATTACTTCCCCTTATATCGCGAGCAGGGGCAGTGCAATCAGGTGGGCATGGTAGTTCTTGACGTCACACTGCTACGACGGGCCGAGGATGCGGCCCGCCGATTGAGCAGTCGTCTGCTGCACATGCAGGATATAGAACGCCGGAGGATGGCGCGCGAGCTGCACGACAGCTTGGGTCAGTATCTGACCGCCTTGAGCATATTCATCGAGCGGCTGAGTTGCGAAAAAGAGCCCATGGACTCCTCGGAGGACCGAGTCAGTCTATGGGCCGAAACACGCGAACTGCTACAGAAAGCTCTTGCAGAAACGCGCACGATCTCGCATCTGCTGCATCCGCCTCTGCTGGATGAAGCAGGACTGGCTTCCGCGACTCGTTGGTATGTTGAAGGCTTCGGCAATCGCAGCGGTATCCGCGTGAATCTGGAGATTCCTCCTGACCTGGGCCGCTTTCCCGAAGGTGTGGAGTTGGCGCTCTTTCGCGCCTTGCAGGAATGTTTGACCAACGTTCACCGCCATTCTGGCAGCGGCATGGTCGATGTTCGAATCAAGCGCCCCATCAATGCAGTTGGTCTCGAAGTGCAGGACTATGGAGAAGGGATTCCTGATGCCTTGCTGGCACACCTCCGAGTTTCAGGCAGTGAGGGAGGGGTTGGCTTGGCGGGCATGCACGAGCGCGTGCATGAACTCGGCGGGACAGTGGAGATCGATTCCAGCCCCAGCGGCACTTGTGTCACAATCCGCATCCCGTTAGGCGAGCCGGCAACCGCTGGGTATGCTGTCCAGTCCGCATCGGACAAAGCACCCGCCGCATAA